A genomic segment from Candidatus Baltobacteraceae bacterium encodes:
- a CDS encoding polyprenol monophosphomannose synthase — protein MALPFSIVIPTYNEAGGIEQLLRALDGVFKANGLDGEIIVVDDNSPDGTGAIVDRLAAELPVRCLHRPGKMGLSSGVIDGWKTARPESQALGAMDADFSHDINVFPAMVEALESGKYGLAVGSRYVPGGGIANWPTRRIVTSRVACMLARPLTNVKDVTSGYFLVKREALDGVELDPIGFKIGLEVIAKGHYGKAVEIPYVFKDRTVGESKLNQKEIINYLKQLRKLYTAKLR, from the coding sequence ATGGCGCTTCCTTTTTCTATCGTCATCCCGACCTACAACGAAGCCGGCGGCATCGAACAGCTGCTGCGCGCGCTCGACGGCGTGTTCAAGGCCAACGGCCTCGACGGTGAGATCATCGTCGTCGACGATAATTCGCCCGACGGAACCGGTGCGATCGTCGATCGGCTCGCCGCCGAGCTTCCGGTCCGGTGTTTGCACCGCCCCGGCAAAATGGGGTTGTCGAGCGGCGTCATCGACGGTTGGAAGACGGCGCGTCCCGAGTCGCAAGCGCTCGGAGCCATGGATGCCGATTTCAGCCACGACATCAACGTGTTCCCGGCGATGGTCGAAGCGCTGGAGTCGGGGAAGTACGGTTTGGCCGTCGGTAGCCGCTACGTACCGGGCGGCGGCATTGCGAACTGGCCGACGCGGCGGATCGTGACGTCGCGCGTTGCGTGCATGCTGGCGCGTCCGCTCACTAACGTCAAGGACGTCACGAGCGGCTACTTTCTGGTCAAGCGGGAAGCGCTCGACGGCGTCGAGCTCGATCCCATCGGCTTCAAGATCGGTTTAGAAGTGATCGCCAAGGGACATTACGGAAAAGCGGTCGAGATTCCGTACGTCTTCAAAGATCGAACCGTCGGCGAGTCGAAGCTCAACCAGAAAGAAATCATCAACTATTTGAAGCAGCTGCGTAAGCTGTACACGGCCAAACTGCGATGA
- a CDS encoding diguanylate cyclase produces the protein MDQAEAVRRLRTGGVLAVATIALMVVIQAAVIEYRFATAPVQTDIVNRSSLRRAQAMAILYQAARAASTPSAVADLETAITKLDVENDDLGDLSGADRDLYQRFEAVSRRVAAGPRNAALQEQLRTLGLQMDDTFGRATTVTTVRGSAQRTTSRNIVLVAGGVILVVVAALYAFVIRRREASIESALRALEQRRQRFAAMFDNSSDLMCIYRADGTIVRANRAAMVRLGFGVEAVGQKFDIHIAPDCRGSAAVDYATAASGRSIEFATTFLDAQGREVPVVGSLAPIVVNGTVEGVVGSVRDVTVERRFEAELVRSNERFRSLFASSPNSILAVDAEGVITDANVTFEHLTGHAAADIVGKNFTVVVPPGQREGSQARFEELLSGPARSYDATAYTKDAHEVPVHVDATPIRVAGRVEGIFYTSRDMSGERALRRQVDEFDERLATLLQVAGSSWSGGAQVDEALFLGSNALQMTHGYVVEMRDGELIVQHRYGSDDLLPVGHRMPVTQSIGGRLASSERAVAIDDLTVGPYASELKERGLPWGSYIGARLTVDGEQYGAILFLDKAKRESEFKQSDIDFIDVLSSMVTNAVSRELRGRRLHERATQDKLTGLANRAALEELFTRATARARRGGEIIALHYADLDGFKPVNDVHGHAAGDEVLKEVARRLEIAVRGHDVVARVGGDEFVILQTAIADVGDVEALTERMYRFLDKPIVLSTGANVTVGASIGIALFPEHGEDLQRLLQVADAAMYRDKHLRREEA, from the coding sequence ATGGATCAAGCGGAGGCAGTACGGCGCCTGCGCACGGGAGGCGTTCTGGCGGTCGCGACGATTGCGCTTATGGTCGTCATTCAGGCCGCTGTGATCGAATACCGATTCGCAACGGCGCCGGTGCAAACGGACATCGTCAACCGGAGCAGTTTGCGCCGCGCGCAAGCGATGGCGATTCTGTATCAGGCCGCGCGCGCCGCTTCGACACCCTCCGCCGTCGCCGATCTCGAGACCGCCATCACGAAACTCGACGTCGAGAACGACGACCTGGGCGACCTCAGCGGCGCGGACCGCGACTTGTACCAGCGATTCGAAGCCGTTTCGCGCCGGGTAGCCGCCGGCCCGCGTAACGCCGCGCTGCAAGAGCAACTCCGCACGCTTGGGCTGCAGATGGACGACACGTTCGGCCGCGCGACGACGGTCACCACGGTGCGCGGAAGCGCTCAGCGCACGACGTCGCGCAACATCGTGCTCGTGGCCGGCGGCGTGATTCTCGTCGTCGTCGCCGCGTTGTATGCGTTCGTCATTCGGCGGCGCGAAGCGTCGATCGAGTCTGCGTTGCGAGCGCTCGAGCAGCGGCGGCAGCGGTTTGCGGCGATGTTCGACAACAGTTCGGATCTGATGTGCATCTATCGCGCCGACGGCACGATCGTGCGCGCGAACCGCGCCGCGATGGTGCGCCTGGGATTCGGCGTCGAGGCGGTCGGTCAGAAGTTCGACATTCACATCGCTCCGGATTGCCGCGGTTCGGCGGCGGTCGACTATGCGACCGCCGCGTCGGGCCGATCGATCGAGTTTGCGACGACGTTTCTCGACGCGCAGGGTCGTGAGGTTCCCGTCGTTGGCAGCCTGGCGCCGATCGTCGTCAACGGCACCGTCGAGGGAGTGGTCGGATCCGTGCGGGACGTCACCGTCGAGCGTCGATTCGAAGCCGAGCTCGTGCGCAGCAACGAACGGTTCCGGTCGCTCTTTGCGTCGAGCCCGAACTCGATTCTGGCCGTCGACGCCGAGGGCGTTATCACCGATGCAAACGTAACGTTCGAGCATCTTACCGGACACGCGGCCGCCGACATCGTCGGTAAGAACTTCACCGTCGTCGTTCCTCCCGGACAGCGCGAAGGTTCGCAAGCGCGCTTCGAGGAGCTTCTTTCCGGACCGGCCCGCAGCTACGACGCGACAGCATATACGAAAGATGCCCACGAGGTGCCGGTTCACGTTGACGCTACGCCGATTCGCGTCGCCGGTCGCGTCGAGGGTATCTTCTACACGTCGCGCGACATGAGCGGCGAGCGCGCGCTGCGCCGGCAAGTCGATGAGTTCGACGAACGGCTGGCGACGCTGCTGCAGGTGGCCGGATCGTCGTGGAGCGGCGGAGCTCAAGTCGACGAAGCGTTGTTCCTTGGATCGAACGCGCTGCAGATGACGCACGGCTACGTCGTCGAAATGCGCGACGGCGAACTGATCGTTCAGCACCGGTACGGTTCCGACGATTTACTTCCGGTCGGACATCGAATGCCGGTAACGCAATCGATCGGAGGCCGCCTTGCCTCGAGCGAACGGGCCGTCGCGATCGACGATCTCACCGTCGGGCCGTATGCGAGCGAACTGAAAGAGCGCGGCCTTCCGTGGGGGAGCTATATTGGAGCGCGTCTCACCGTCGACGGCGAGCAGTACGGTGCCATCCTCTTTCTCGATAAGGCCAAGCGCGAATCTGAGTTCAAGCAATCCGACATCGACTTCATCGACGTACTAAGCTCGATGGTAACCAACGCCGTCTCCCGGGAGCTGCGCGGAAGACGGCTGCACGAGCGTGCGACGCAAGACAAACTCACCGGCCTTGCCAATCGAGCAGCCCTCGAAGAGCTCTTCACGCGCGCGACGGCGCGCGCGCGTCGCGGCGGTGAAATCATCGCCCTGCACTATGCCGACCTCGACGGCTTCAAACCCGTCAACGACGTGCACGGCCACGCGGCCGGCGACGAGGTCCTCAAGGAAGTCGCCCGCCGTCTCGAGATTGCGGTACGAGGACACGACGTGGTCGCGCGTGTCGGCGGGGACGAGTTCGTCATTCTGCAGACCGCGATAGCCGACGTTGGCGACGTGGAAGCGCTCACCGAGCGGATGTACCGGTTCCTCGATAAGCCGATCGTACTGTCGACCGGCGCGAACGTCACCGTGGGCGCCAGCATCGGGATCGCCCTCTTTCCCGAACACGGCGAGGACCTGCAGCGACTGCTGCAGGTTGCCGACGCCGCGATGTATCGCGATAAACACTTGCGGCGCGAGGAAGCATAG
- a CDS encoding 16S rRNA (uracil(1498)-N(3))-methyltransferase: MPARRFFVEGVRAIGERVAIEGADARKIVAVLRLSDGDAIELVDSAGTRFDARVHVDGNAVFASLLAAHANETPASRSIDVAQAIPKGQKMDFVVEKATELGARAILPFTSERSVAHASGTAKIDRWRRLARTAAQQCGRSFVPEIAGVGSYDELLARFAEYDAVLFPWEVAPAQPLRETLPPLLAGASRVLVVIGPEGGFSHAEADMAADRGAHLLWLGPRILRTETAAMVLLAILEYL; encoded by the coding sequence ATGCCGGCCCGCCGATTCTTCGTTGAAGGGGTTCGCGCGATCGGCGAGCGCGTGGCCATCGAGGGTGCCGACGCCCGCAAGATCGTCGCCGTTTTGCGCCTGAGCGACGGCGACGCGATCGAGCTCGTCGACTCAGCGGGAACGCGGTTCGACGCGCGCGTGCACGTCGACGGCAACGCGGTTTTCGCGTCGCTGCTCGCCGCGCACGCAAACGAGACTCCGGCCTCGCGCTCGATCGACGTCGCGCAAGCGATTCCCAAGGGGCAGAAGATGGATTTCGTCGTCGAGAAGGCCACCGAGCTCGGCGCGCGCGCGATCTTGCCGTTTACCAGCGAGCGCAGCGTGGCGCACGCCTCTGGAACGGCAAAGATCGATCGCTGGCGCCGGCTGGCGCGCACGGCGGCGCAGCAGTGCGGCCGCAGCTTCGTCCCCGAGATCGCCGGGGTCGGCTCCTACGACGAGCTCCTAGCCCGGTTTGCGGAGTACGACGCGGTGCTGTTTCCGTGGGAGGTGGCGCCGGCGCAGCCGCTGCGCGAAACCCTCCCGCCGCTGCTCGCGGGCGCGTCCCGCGTGCTGGTCGTCATCGGGCCCGAGGGCGGCTTTTCGCACGCCGAGGCCGACATGGCCGCGGACCGCGGCGCCCACCTCTTATGGCTGGGCCCGCGGATCCTGCGGACCGAGACGGCTGCCATGGTCTTGCTTGCAATCCTCGAATACCTATAG